In Argiope bruennichi chromosome 4, qqArgBrue1.1, whole genome shotgun sequence, the sequence tataaaataaaacaaacaaaaatctagCACAATTTTGTATACTTGTAAACTACTAcaataatagtaaataaacaaaacaaaaaaaaattaattaattaattttttgacatttattcatttttagttaaatgaaaataatttaaacaatataaaactgaaagttcagataaaattttcttacctTGTTTGCTGTGGTTGTTTTGATGTTTTAGgttcctcttttttattttttggaactaTTTGTTTCACTTGTGAATCTTCTTTTGTTCCAAATGAAAAGGAAAAgcctaaagaattttaaaaataataataatatccatCTAAAAAAGggttcttaaaaaaatcatattgaaaaaagtattaacaAGCAAATTCCATACATACCAGTATTAGAATCATTATCAGTTTCATTACTAAATTTCTGAGATAAACTAAATGGAGTTGATGATGAACTTAATAAGTCTTTCAAATTTGAACTGACTTCAATATATCTTTCAGAAGAAATAGGTATTTCTtgcttttcttctttatttaactcttctttctcctttttctttctataaatatatatagaaaataaacttataaatgatttacaaagaaatttttgtttagtttatttagaACAGCAAGTTTATAATActaaaagacaaaaaatttattaaaaaaaaacaataaaaaaatcactagCTGAGTAACAAGCCTATCAAACTAAATCCAAAATCCAATttactcaacaaaaattttgtctttcattttgtTAGTTTGTAATGCAATGTAATAAATACTGTAAACCCCCAAATTTgctaattaagacaaaaaaaaaatttagcaacaagtaaaaaatcaaacaataagtACAGAAATCTAATAAACTGTTAGATGTATTgtgaacaataattaaaatcagattttgtatttgaaataattttatgcaatgtaaaagttgaatattaaatgtatatcaccagttaataacaaaaaaaaattataattaaatattagaaaagaaaggAAGGAACTTGACCATCAGTTATTTAGCTGTTAAATATAGCTTCTTAATGTTAAAAGACAAGTTGATTGGAATGATACTTGAAGCTGTGTCTGagaaatttatcataaatgtaGCTGAAATTCCACCTCAAAATAGCAAGGGGTGCATTACATGAAATATTGCCATTTTACGATGATATCTATTACTgtgtcttttaaaaatcaaagaatactTTTTACTTCAACAGTAACGATCTCTTAATGATATTCGCTACATTATCTAACCTGAATTCAATAAATCTGTAGTAAgaagattcaaaatttatgaattcaatgATTTacactatatatttataaaaacatacttGAATAAAACTGCAAGATTTTAACAGCATATTTCCAGCAAAACAGCAATTACTGTTAAAAAACTTCATTTACTTCAGttcaaataactaattttatactattatgaattatcaaaaaagttattatgagttatcaaaaaataataataaaacactaAATATCATTCAAGATAAAAAATCGCCTGTGAACAGTTTCTACAAATCATAGTTTTtcttaatacttatttattattataattcactGAATCATACTGCAAAACATGTCAAAACAATCAAGTTCAAAGtgctgaataattaaaaaaaaaaattagaaaaaatcaaaACACATTTGTGTCAACCAGAAGTAATTTGTTCTTTGTGAATTTGGTTATTTACATCATATGACgtaatttaaatcaatgcaatCTATATTCTATTTATCACAAAGAGTCATTCCAGAAAAGAATACTGCAGATTTCAAATATAAGTAAATGTAGATAACATatgcattaaaagaaagaaatgcatgCTTTTCGTGCCACTTCTTTACCATAAtaagttggaaattttttttcacaataaataattaaaagctcTTTATAGTGATAAAACAAAATGcatactaaaaaatgaaaaaaaaaataaataataataataacttaccGAACTTTTGTTTGTGGATGTTCTTCTGAGATgtcatttgcttttaaatattttgatgcattttcatCTTCAGGATCAAATCTCATAAGacgtttttttctgaaaaaataattattagctttaaaaattggccttaaataacaatataaattgatatttgcctcaatttcattttacaatactaaaatgataaaaaatgttgatttcaacTTTGATGAAAAGTACATGATTCCTGTATTTCAAATGAGAAAAGTACTTTTTTGGCAGGGTTCCATTTTTTGAAGaggtataaaataagaaatttgtactatctaattataaaaaattttaatatgaagatgACTTGAAGTCATAATATAAgtcaaaacaatatattaaaattacaattcaatcaaaataacacaaaaacttactttattaatttaataaattactttactaatttaataaataacataaaaactttaaattaattatttattccagCATAAGGAGCTTTTTTTAGTCTCAATAAAGAGCCTTTAgttataaataagattaataataatactgagaataattatttaagattgtTCACATTGAAcagctaaatatataaaacaaaagtttaaaattcaatttttcagaaaatatacatttgcatttaaatataacgATATTCACCATATAAATCTTATAATAGTATATAGAACAATCTACTATTTGAATTAAAGAGAATAgttgaaatctttatttaaaaaaagttatatttacttTATCACACTCTTTCCTTCTGGGAATTTTTCAGCAACTTCATAGCCCAAAACAGATTCaagaattttgatgtttttcactttttcttcatttatttctgcAGCTaaaggtaaatttaaaaataaatacacagaaaaaataagatgataaattataaatatgacgataaattaacttattaaatagaATGTGTTTTTGTTgagaaatatgaaattcttataaaataaaactttttgcacAAAGAATGATCATTGAAATGTTTAGATTTCAtgaacaaaaatgtaattaaatattaatttttgcttaattttttgcaAGTAAAAACTACAAAATGCTACAGACCATGAGCCTTTATAATAATCACATAATAAAAAGGATTAAGAAAcaactgaaatctttgtaaagcGTAATATGTTTTATCATAAATCATGGAATAAtgtttttgataatgaaatatgacaaagcttaatatttaatacatgttTGACACagaattttatactattttcattaaaaaaaatagaattagaatttatgcttttacaTAGATTGTTTACTTGCTTCTAATTAACAACCCTGAACTTattagaactttaaaaataaatagcatattcTAAATTTGATTATTGCATTTTGTTAAATGGTTTCTTTCAAATAATGGTTTGAAATTAAGATCCATAGAtgttaaatacttcatttaaccAACAATGCTGATGTAGCAGGTAAATATTACTGCAAAAGCAGTATCTACTTTTTCACAATTTCAAACACTGATGTACaacatatttactattttttaaaaaaagggggggattgTGGAATCAGATCACAAGCAGATCTCCAATAAACTATATTTCCTTCACCCTGTCATTACATTCtggtatataaattaatttgcttttcatCCAAGTAGATAGCATTATCATTTGTGACTCCTTTCATAAGTGAAAAGCAGCATATggtgcaacaatatatatataaaagtaattgtaaCTAGAATTTGTAAAACTGATTaggtatttttcaaataaaagtaatgatattATTAAGCTTCAAATTTACTTGTCTTaatattcatctttttaatttttttcttgcttctaATACAACTCAAACTACCATATGTTTAGACAAAATCATTAGCAGCAGgattgttttactttcattttgctTATCTTTGGTTGCttttacaatttctataatttttgcttttatgtacTTTATAGGAGTTACCATTAATATTTCGAAAAgagcaatatattattttctaaagaacaattgttttacttaatattagtaacaataaaaaattattagttacacaaaatggttttatttatttatttcacttttgaacAAGCCATTCAATTTGTCATTTAGTAACAAACTAAGATTTTGTTACCatttgaaacttaattaaataactattaattaacataattaaataactatttcattgaacttgaaatttaactaaaatggATTATTTCAACATCAAATGTAGTctccaaaatattctttttaagaggtattaaataaaaatttattctagaattttttttaatgcatcaatgTTTATAGctcattataatatttcatttgattttttctaaaaaatttcaaaatacttttaaataaatttaaatctagaaGATATATTGGGCtgacaaaaatatatcaagacatttttttttccagaaacttTCTATACTCtgcatataaattttgatatttaaaaaactaatatataatacatcactaaaaaaaaaaaaaaaaaatattataacattttacaattaGTAATTtccagttctttaaaaaaataatgatccaCTGTCTTTGCAATGTGAATTTACAAAAAGAAGTTTTCATTCATTAAGTTTtcggaaatataatttaaagaaatgctttgtAAAGATACACTTAAgtaaatgatgcaaatatttatcttacctttttttcatttaatgttttagcttaaaatgtctattaaaacaataatagaaTGCAAAAACATCTTAAATATGACATGGATAATTGAggtattcagtaaataaataaaaatcggtatgagagaaaatgaaaatatgcatattaatgatttttttaataaatgcagtcataaatattatttttatcagtttgaGATCAGTTATTTGAGaactatttttgcttattttaaaatatacttaattcatgtcacctaaaaaatatttttttgattaaaaaaactaagtcaaaatcaagtaaataataatacCATTAGTTTCAGATAAATCATCATCTTCTTTAAACCGTTCATCTAGTTTAAAGCGGCTTGACAGCTCAGCATTTAATTCcaacaactaaaattaaaatagtaaacattttactaatttaaagcaaaaatatttacatatcaaAAGCATGAattccaacaaataaaaaatactacatACTTCTTGGCCCTTTGCACCTTCAAATTGAGGACGTACATGAAAATCATCTTCAAAATTATCCTCCTCTCCATCTgaattaaataatgtaagtttGTTTTCAGGTATATTCTTCTTTCCTAATTCTtcctgaaaattattataatattaaaaacaaattcagtattttaaacacataaaaactttactggaatttttaatatagctaaaatttttaaattttacttgctCAGtgcatgaatgaaaaatttaaattctaaggaGAATGAATacctatttttaatctttatatgtTTCCAAGATccataaatttacttttctaaGAACCACtcattttatttagcaataacttaatttttatgaattaaaattacaaataatcttATGGCATATGAATAATAACATACATCTCAAAAATTATGATACTTTGAAGATTTCCAGTTCAAATCGTAATGCATGTATACATGCTAGATAATAAAACAGTGGGCTCAATATTTCCATCTTTATTatgacatttttcaataaatttctttcattaatcaGATATATCTTTAcatctttcaattatttaaatttcttaatgacAGAATACTCTTATTTTAAGATTACTGCTCAAatctggaaggaaaaaaaaaaatcctgttttccCTGTATGTTTACACAATATAAGAGGGAAAATGTGAATAGCACTAACATGATAGTTACAAAAGTATAATAATTCCTTCCTACTTTTTATCAGTCTAAAAAGCAAAGGGAAGTAAGCAATAATTCAACATTACttgaaataatagtatattaaattattgtttatatttacaaacagaaaaaaaaaaaatcccttactattgattataattttgtaagaaaaattcatatattaaggGAGGAAAGAAACACAAAATAACATTCTTGTTATGATGACACAAaccatttaataattactttttaaaaaaaaattacatatgttttttttgtgtttttttttaattcatacattcaagcattaatttctgcaatttctacacatttttcagccatttggtttcttttttttttttcaagcaatttaatttacaaagttgttttatatttttttaatgcttccctttttttccttgattttttttctgctatttgcTAATTTTGCATACTGtagcaaatttcttaaaattggaatatttaagaTACCTCCAAAACAGTTTATGGCATCATATAAAGCTCTTAgatcaattaaagaattttctttcacaGTTCCAACAAGGGTATGCTTGTAGGAATTGTGAAATCCACTTTTTATCGTGGCAATGCCATGTGACACCAAAGCATTACTTCCATGACTTCTCAAGAATCAGAAAATTCTTCGGATTTCAACATATTAGAATAGAAATCATCTAAATGAATTTCTCTATTAAATGAACTAAGCTATTCTCTGTATTCactttttagtttcttttcagaaaaatttcaaattgaatatttgCATGTTCTGAACATGCAGAGAAAATTTGTGCTTTGGAATAAAGAAGCaaatcaattattcattttttgcataatacttattgtttttcaaaaaacatgGATTTAAACAAGGTAGagcttttaaaatagcaaaatttttggCTAAGAATTAAAGTACTCTTTTGTAGtctttactaatataaaatactttgctAAAATCATCTTTTCACTAACTCCACTAATATTCAAGTCACAATTCCATTATTGCTAGCTTTTCTCAAACTTGGAAATTGACTTTATCTATGCAAGACAAAAGGAAATTGAACAGAAAAAGGATGAGATTCTGTAGATGGTGGTGTTTAGTTTTAGAGCTATGGTGACCATCTTTTATTTTAGCAATGTTTAAAGaagttttctgatttaaaaaaaaaaaaaactaagaaatattaaactttctgCACTTTCACtgattttaagaaacatttcaaaattccctggttaaaataatttttaaattctctgccttttttcagtttttctgatgCTATGGCAATCCTATAGAAGCTTTTTCACATAGCAGCTGTCAAAATTGAGAAAACCGTACAGGAAGAGCATTATTGCAATTTGATGGCATCCATGTTTTTGAgggttttttcttttatatatataatattataaattaatggaaagaatttaacaatgaatacaatgataaaaaaaaacttttatttatcagtattctattaaatattacaattaagtaataaaaaaacattgtttaagcTGATGTGAAGTAGCTTGCCTTCATTTTCATATCTATGCCAATAATAAGGATGAATTTGTGTATTTGAGCATAGGTGAGGTGAGCATAGGTGTTGGTGTTTTACAGCCTCACCATGTGACTTAGAAGTGATAAATTTGGCTTACCTTagagggtgggaatgtgcacaacagagatttttttttttttttttttttttttttagaatttatattaattaaaaattaagatgaattttgcTACTTATCCacaataagttctgaaaatattattgcacaaaaattaattttgcaccaCTTCAaggcttaaaaaattttctttttaatgatacttattttgtagtcatgcaaattttttataagatttggtaattttttaaaaataattttttgcctgATTTCCAGCAAAAGATTACATTACTGCTCTGAACATCAAACCTTTTTCAGTATTCCACCAAAtattattcacataattttttttccattattgaaagctaaagagtAAAGAATCTGTTTAGTACTTGTGTAgattacaagacaaataaaaaggtgaatatcgtaaaatttagaagatagatttaaaaaatattatgtttctaaTAGGATTATGATGTTATGAGACAATctcaattagaaatatttatgtataaaataaacagaatttaaaagaactaaacaagtaaaataacatggctttagtCAGATAATTAATGAAGTcaagaaaatgaagtaataaaaacaatttctcaggaatcaaatataactaatattcctgATGAACAGCTGGTCACCTAAGGCGACTACTAACCAATATGAACAAGCATTTAAAAAGCTAATACAGAGAGAATGAATTTACTGAATAAAAAGTCAATCCAATAAAAATCAATTcctataaatttcataaaataaagagttttgaataaaattttatctaaaacaaTGTTGTATTAATCATTATAatgaagtgtttattttaattttgttgaattattatgTAACTGTTCATTAGGTTTTTATTGTTGTATTgttctgattattattttattattattattatttattattatttttattaatttaaaaattgctaaatggataaaaattaaattgcctaatagtataaaatctttttctccacaaatcattttgtaattgcattaaaaatatttgtttagaaatttattatgtacattctttttataaggaaatatttctaactaatttcaatttaaaattcagcttaaaaatatattaaataaaatcaacacTCAGCTGgcatccaaaatttattaaatattttcggaATTCCACAAGAATATTTCTTAGAAGTTATGTACTCTTTGCCCAAAAaagtgaattcatttttaagtgtCTATCTTCTGTGATTTTCTATGATGTAAAGAACCTTGTCCCCTCCccctaaaaaaattctttcaatgtgggatttttttttttttaattctctaagaTCATCCTTTGCATGCAGCTATAAGAGGACTTTTAATCTTACCCATtcaagaatttcaatatttcttcgtGGGAAATGGTTGGCAATGAATTCCTTTGTGAAATTACAAAACCCTTCACCTAActcattaaagattaaaattaatgcattaagaaTTAGATAagtttgcaaaaagaaaaaaaaaaaaaagaatagggaAATAATTTAGCAGTTTAAAACACGAAACTCACTATGGGGCAAGAGAAGGAATCCTTTTTAACAACTTGCATTCGTGAAGAGATGGAGATTTGACCTTTGATTTTTCAAAGCGAATGATTGCAAGGACATCACCAAAAGTCCAGAAGAaatatgaatgtataaaaattcctGGTAGAACAGACCAATCTGAAAAGACTCTCCCAGGAGTGCAACATGATCACATTGTGATAAATAGCTATATGTCAGAGTGAACGATCAATTTCTCCATTGGAGGAATGCTAAGGGAAAATGAAGATTCAAATTTGGATATAGTCACTAACAAGGCCTGCTTTTAACGCCAAGAAATCTTCAGACATTTATATTACCATGATGATTCTGCAATCTCTCTATGTTACCTCACCTTGATGCAAAGATGCATCCAAAAATCACAACTGTTTAggcatttaaactaaaataaatagaattctgcTCTTCAGGTTTATTCAGCTGAATAAGctcagaaaagtttaaatattctatcacctatacataaatatattgtaaattccaaaaaaatcctaataaggttatataaaattgtattgagtttcttttgtttttatgtgtGCACTAAAGTTTAATTTCTGAatctgtgataattttttttttaatttctggtttttaaaaatatttctatgtaacAGATTTTTGAATCAGAAGATGTTTTGAGTTTGATATGCCAAATTTACTTATAACCTCTTCAGTcctgaggtacacatatgtgtacctgcaATTTTTCTCATTTCTCTTATTcggtaaagaaaatttttgacgaaatacatttcaacatttatgaatGTAGCTTCCATTTTGCATCAATCAATAGCActatagtttgatatttttttcatatccattgCTATTAATTAGAGACATAATGAAAATGGCACTGAACAGAAAACACagcaaatataaatacatttttaatatttattattaaaataaacacttgtatatatatatttttaaaaactaagtgtctggttaaagtcattaccaaattatatcttgttatctataatagaatcggtgaaaatacaaatttaactaaggtacacatatgtgtacctcaggTGTTTTCATGCCCATTTCCTGACTGTTTGTAATCTATTGCACTGTTTATCTTTTGAGCGCTTGTTTCCAAATTGTCATTTCTTGTccttgaatatattatatatcttttttataataaataattcttatgttctgttatctaataagatataaatttaaaaatatttaactttagtaaaaaatttaattttatagctgtcttgTAGTCAATAATTTCAATCCGACATCATGTatagaatatacagaattttataagctaataataatttttttcatgtcaagtggctttaactcaaaaggaggttattgaacttttagaaaaaagtgattttaggggAAGCAATAGAATTTCTCATGTATCGAAAATTATGAAACCTGGCAAATGAGATGAATGGGTCACAGACGATAGTCAAATGTGCCTtgtcaagtaaaaaaataataaatctgtgactctattatccacatgtataggtaatgagccaattggaataggcagaagacagtcaaaataattgaaacaaaaagttgatataaaataatctgctatTGTAAAGGCATATAATATGGGAGGCATCgaccattattttgcatattactggtatgcagtaattacaaaaaaagaccGACGCAAACATTCATGCATTTTGTACATTTAGTAGTTGCCAATTGcttcatatactataaaatggtGGCAAAGCGACAAGCAGAGCTATTAGGAATGAAGCCGAAAATGTTATAACCTTAATGcaattttgaatgcatataatTTGGTCTCTGTTGAAATATGAGAGCATTCTCATCATCAGCAAGAAAGGAAACCAAGAAcaagtaaaaaattatcttttgatgaaattaataaaagaagggtcatcaaatgatggaaataCAACTAAAAGACCACTGGAGATTTCATTATCACCATCTGATGAAAATATCTCCtctaaaagagcaagaaaaattgacccttcccaattaaaaagaaataagactagATATGTCAAGCCATCTACAATATTACATAGTCAATAAGTATGAATCAAAATGCAAGTATCCAGGATGTAAATCTAGAAGAGTCAAGTGCTCAAAATGCAGTAtctatttatgtaatatttttaaaaaatgaaatttcattcaaaatgaggtttaatagattattaatataataatttttatttttatttataaggccttaaaatagaaaaagtatagctATTAACCCTAGAATGCTACCCTTTAGTATACTCACGGGAAGGGTAACGATTCGTCTGGGAGACGAAGTATGCATAGGCGCTTTTAAAACCtaagttaaaatcaaaataaaacaaaaatatactacCTGTAGCTGTTTTTAggctttttaaacttcatttaagcaaaaaatatcatttattcattttcagaacaATCTTTACAAACATTAGCATGGTGATCTTCGCACATTGCTCTTGCAcaactttgacaaaaaaaagcGGGCCATTCTTCGCAGATTGTAAGGGCAAAAtgcacaaatttttcttttgttactttcaTTTGTTTTCGGAGTTTCACAGACcatgtctatttttaaaagttcgctAATAATTGTTCTTGTAGAACGAGGTAAAGTAGGCGCATCCAAACGCTTCTTCATCCATGGAGCAAGAAGATCTTCACTTAACTTTACTGCAAACTTTTTTCTGGACATCCCTTTTTCCGATTTTCTAGTCATGTTGTGGCTATATAAAACATGTGAATTTACTaaactgatattaataatatcataaaatacacAAAGAGGCCATCGACGTGTCTTCCTGCTGCATGACATGTTGCTACACATCTGGTCCAATGTGTCAACAGCTCCTTTTGTGGAATTATAGAATTCTATTATTTCaggttttt encodes:
- the LOC129965397 gene encoding nucleolar protein 8-like; this translates as MAMDAQEKKRLANEKRLKAIQEWKKNRNLHSVKVEAKPVRVNFEELGKKNIPENKLTLFNSDGEEDNFEDDFHVRPQFEGAKGQELLELNAELSSRFKLDERFKEDDDLSETNAAEINEEKVKNIKILESVLGYEVAEKFPEGKSVIKKKRLMRFDPEDENASKYLKANDISEEHPQTKVRKKKEKEELNKEEKQEIPISSERYIEVSSNLKDLLSSSSTPFSLSQKFSNETDNDSNTGFSFSFGTKEDSQVKQIVPKNKKEEPKTSKQPQQTRNIFENRQKFQFFIAEDDDKLKEGVEFFQRKRTLGEIHDDWNKRKADVMELFRRKRKSNQRGFVTRIKASQKNKAYAKK